A single window of Flavobacterium sp. 140616W15 DNA harbors:
- the hisD gene encoding histidinol dehydrogenase: MKKIYNPAAETWLEILKRPTKTIDDIETTVKEIFKEVQKKGDEAVSKYTSIFDGITLDTNEVSQNEINEAIALIPNELKEAILLAKNNIYQFHSAQKTERITIETTEGVTCWQEKRPIQKIGLYIPGGTAPLFSTVLMLAVPAAIAGCNEIVLCSPPDKNGKINPAILYAANLCGVTKIIKVGGIQAIAGMTFGTETIPKVYKIFGPGNQFVTVAKQLATQFGVAIDMPAGPSELLVVADDSAVPAFVASDLLSQAEHGTDSQVILVSTSKALIDAVENEIQSQITLLPRKEIAEKAIANSKLIYVENNRVALELINEYGPEHFIICTEDDDFYSDGIYNAGSVFIGNYTPESAGDYASGTNHTLPTNGYAKNYSGVNLDSFMKSMTFQKITEKGILNIGNAIEVMAEAEGLQAHKNAVTLRLKQIEKENRELSKRIENRSKRIEARE, translated from the coding sequence ATGAAAAAGATATACAATCCAGCTGCAGAAACTTGGTTAGAAATATTAAAAAGACCAACCAAAACAATCGATGATATAGAGACTACGGTTAAAGAAATATTTAAAGAAGTACAAAAAAAGGGAGACGAAGCTGTTTCAAAATACACTTCTATCTTTGATGGCATTACTTTAGATACTAACGAAGTATCGCAAAACGAAATAAACGAAGCAATTGCTTTGATACCAAATGAGCTCAAAGAAGCTATTCTGTTAGCAAAAAACAATATTTACCAGTTCCACTCGGCACAAAAAACCGAAAGAATAACTATTGAAACCACTGAAGGAGTTACTTGCTGGCAAGAAAAAAGGCCTATCCAAAAAATTGGTTTGTATATTCCAGGAGGAACAGCCCCTTTATTTTCGACAGTTTTAATGCTTGCCGTTCCTGCTGCAATAGCAGGTTGTAATGAAATCGTTTTGTGTTCACCACCAGATAAAAATGGAAAAATAAATCCTGCAATTTTATATGCTGCAAATTTATGCGGAGTAACCAAAATCATAAAAGTAGGAGGCATTCAGGCAATTGCAGGAATGACTTTTGGCACAGAAACAATCCCTAAAGTATATAAAATATTTGGTCCAGGAAATCAGTTTGTAACTGTAGCAAAACAACTAGCAACACAGTTTGGTGTAGCGATAGACATGCCAGCTGGTCCTTCAGAATTACTGGTTGTGGCTGATGACAGTGCCGTTCCAGCTTTTGTAGCTTCCGATTTATTGTCGCAGGCAGAACACGGAACAGATAGTCAGGTAATCTTAGTTTCTACATCTAAAGCGCTGATTGATGCTGTAGAAAATGAAATTCAGTCTCAAATAACTCTTTTACCAAGAAAAGAAATCGCCGAAAAAGCAATTGCAAATTCAAAGCTCATTTATGTCGAAAATAACAGAGTTGCTCTAGAACTAATTAATGAATACGGACCAGAACACTTTATTATTTGCACTGAAGATGATGATTTTTACTCAGATGGAATCTATAATGCGGGATCCGTTTTTATTGGCAATTATACTCCCGAAAGTGCAGGCGATTACGCATCAGGGACCAATCATACTTTGCCAACAAACGGTTACGCTAAGAATTACAGCGGAGTAAATCTTGATAGCTTTATGAAGTCAATGACTTTTCAGAAAATAACCGAAAAAGGAATCCTGAATATCGGTAACGCCATTGAAGTTATGGCAGAAGCCGAAGGATTACAAGCTCATAAAAATGCAGTTACCTTACGATTGAAGCAGATAGAAAAAGAGAATAGAGAATTAAGTAAGAGGATAGAGAATAGAAGCAAGAGAATAGAAGCAAGAGAATAG
- the hisG gene encoding ATP phosphoribosyltransferase, with protein sequence MSTLKIAIQKSGRLNEESIQILKDCGISIDNGNDQLKAEATNFPLEVLFLRNSDIPQYLIDGVVDAAIVGDNLLVEKGKGIQIAQKLGFSKCKVSVAVPKAFEYNSIKDLDGLRIATSYPNTVTDYFNSFGLSVDIHQISGSVEIAPNIGLADAIVDIVSSGSTLFKNNLKEVEIILKSEAVLAVSPKINPENQKLIDTLKFRIESVLRARKSRYILMNIPNDKIEEVGKILPVLRSLTVLPLAQEGWSSVHSVIDKDTFWDVIDKLKDVGAEGILVCPIEKMVL encoded by the coding sequence ATGAGTACTTTAAAAATTGCAATTCAAAAATCAGGTCGTTTAAACGAAGAAAGCATTCAAATCTTAAAAGATTGCGGAATTTCGATAGACAACGGTAACGACCAATTAAAAGCCGAAGCCACTAATTTCCCATTAGAGGTTTTATTCCTAAGAAATTCAGATATTCCACAATATTTAATAGATGGCGTAGTAGATGCAGCCATCGTTGGAGATAATTTATTAGTCGAAAAAGGAAAAGGAATTCAAATTGCACAAAAATTAGGTTTTTCTAAATGCAAAGTTTCAGTTGCAGTACCTAAAGCATTCGAATACAATTCGATAAAAGACCTTGACGGATTACGCATTGCAACTTCTTATCCTAATACTGTTACTGATTACTTTAATTCATTTGGATTATCAGTAGACATTCACCAAATATCAGGATCAGTAGAAATTGCTCCAAACATAGGCCTTGCAGATGCAATTGTAGATATTGTATCAAGCGGAAGCACATTATTTAAAAACAACCTGAAAGAAGTAGAAATAATCTTAAAAAGTGAAGCTGTTCTTGCAGTTTCTCCAAAGATAAATCCAGAAAACCAAAAGCTAATTGATACGCTTAAATTTAGGATAGAATCAGTTCTTAGAGCTCGAAAATCAAGATATATCTTAATGAATATTCCAAATGATAAAATTGAAGAGGTGGGTAAAATACTACCCGTTTTAAGAAGCCTTACTGTATTACCTCTAGCACAAGAAGGATGGAGTAGTGTTCACTCAGTAATTGATAAAGATACTTTTTGGGATGTAATTGACAAACTAAAAGATGTAGGAGCCGAAGGAATTTTGGTATGTCCAATAGAGAAAATGGTACTTTAA
- a CDS encoding cell wall metabolism sensor histidine kinase WalK codes for MLQLSFKDRIAFNYIAITALLIFVVFFTIYTIVKQNVYTSIDNDINVEIKNHLDEINVTNGILTLIDIEEWNEREHNTVDVNPVFVQFLDLNGTIIEKSPNLKSETLVFDNQKENFELFNTKLLDNIIRQIQVPIYVKNNKIGYLIIAMSLTNSMLVLDNLFYILIVAFPLILILLFFIARFFAGKSIKPINTIIETSNSITKDNLKTRIPLPGNRDELHVLSKTINSLLERIENALEREKQFTSDASHELRTPLTIIKGTLEVLIRKPRDNKEYEEKINFCISEVDRLNTLVDQLLLLARFDNTDQGLKTEKVYLNALILDTLSRHSNAIQSKKIHFSTNFQKDYCLETDPYLLTIILNNLISNALKYSKQEGTLDIVVTDILNGFECEIIDSGIGIPSKDMQKVFNQFFRSHAELHPEIKGMGLGLSIVKKISLLLDIPISVSSKLNEGTVVKLTFLKNSLIKT; via the coding sequence ATGCTACAATTATCATTTAAGGACCGAATCGCTTTCAACTATATTGCGATTACTGCATTATTAATTTTTGTGGTATTTTTTACTATCTATACAATTGTAAAACAAAATGTTTATACTAGTATTGACAATGATATTAATGTAGAAATTAAAAATCATCTAGACGAGATAAATGTTACAAATGGCATTTTAACTTTAATAGACATTGAGGAGTGGAATGAACGAGAACATAACACTGTTGATGTAAATCCAGTTTTTGTTCAGTTTTTGGATTTAAATGGAACAATTATTGAAAAATCCCCCAATTTAAAATCTGAGACCTTAGTTTTTGATAATCAAAAAGAAAATTTTGAATTATTTAATACTAAGCTATTAGACAATATCATAAGACAGATCCAAGTACCTATTTATGTAAAAAATAACAAAATAGGATATTTAATAATCGCTATGTCTTTAACCAATTCTATGTTAGTACTAGACAACTTATTCTATATACTAATTGTAGCTTTCCCTCTAATCTTGATATTATTATTTTTTATAGCTCGATTTTTTGCAGGAAAAAGTATCAAGCCTATTAATACTATTATTGAAACATCAAATAGTATCACCAAAGACAATCTAAAAACTAGAATTCCACTACCTGGAAATCGTGATGAATTACACGTATTATCAAAAACAATAAATAGCTTATTAGAAAGAATTGAGAATGCGCTCGAAAGAGAAAAACAATTTACCTCTGATGCTTCACATGAACTGAGAACGCCTTTAACTATAATTAAAGGTACTCTTGAGGTTTTAATACGTAAACCTCGTGATAATAAAGAATATGAGGAAAAAATAAATTTTTGCATTTCTGAAGTTGACCGACTAAATACACTGGTCGATCAATTGCTGTTATTAGCCCGATTTGATAATACAGATCAAGGTCTAAAAACAGAGAAAGTATATTTAAATGCTTTAATTTTAGACACACTCTCACGGCATTCAAATGCAATTCAGTCTAAAAAAATTCATTTCTCTACAAATTTTCAGAAGGATTATTGTTTAGAAACCGATCCCTATTTACTAACTATAATCTTAAATAACCTGATTTCAAATGCTCTAAAATATTCTAAGCAAGAAGGCACATTAGACATTGTAGTAACTGATATTTTAAATGGATTTGAATGCGAAATTATCGACTCTGGAATAGGAATTCCGTCTAAAGACATGCAAAAAGTATTCAATCAATTCTTCCGTTCACATGCTGAGTTGCATCCAGAAATAAAAGGAATGGGCTTAGGTTTATCTATTGTAAAAAAAATAAGCCTATTACTAGATATTCCAATTTCTGTTTCAAGCAAGTTAAATGAGGGAACGGTAGTAAAACTTACTTTTCTTAAAAATAGCCTAATTAAAACTTAA
- a CDS encoding response regulator transcription factor gives MHILIVEDEAGIVQFLKQGLEEEGYKISTVSDGLAGFELTQKEKFDLILLDWMLPKINGLDLCKAIRIKDTVTPILFLTAKDTVLETIEGLKAGANDYIKKPFSFEELIERIKIHFRNQNTPEILTLGTIKINLAQHTVCTNDVKVSLTQREFDLLTYLVKNKGTVCTRNQILQAVWQINFEYDTSVIDVFMNAIRKKLNLKIEEDYIKTIRGIGYIAND, from the coding sequence ATGCATATTTTAATTGTCGAAGATGAAGCTGGTATTGTGCAATTTCTAAAGCAAGGTTTAGAAGAGGAAGGGTACAAAATATCGACTGTTTCTGATGGATTAGCTGGGTTTGAACTAACCCAGAAAGAAAAATTTGATCTAATTTTACTTGATTGGATGCTTCCAAAAATCAATGGATTAGATTTATGTAAAGCCATTAGAATTAAAGATACGGTAACCCCAATACTCTTTTTGACGGCAAAGGACACAGTTCTCGAAACTATTGAAGGATTAAAAGCTGGTGCAAATGATTATATCAAAAAACCTTTTAGTTTTGAAGAGCTCATTGAGCGAATTAAAATTCATTTTAGGAACCAAAATACTCCCGAAATACTAACCCTTGGAACTATCAAAATTAATTTAGCACAACATACCGTTTGCACCAATGACGTTAAAGTTTCACTTACACAAAGAGAATTTGATTTATTAACTTATCTGGTTAAGAATAAAGGAACTGTGTGTACTCGAAATCAAATATTACAGGCTGTTTGGCAAATCAACTTTGAATACGACACGAGTGTTATCGACGTTTTTATGAATGCAATTCGAAAGAAATTGAATTTAAAAATCGAAGAAGATTACATCAAAACAATTCGCGGTATTGGCTACATTGCAAACGACTAA
- a CDS encoding LTA synthase family protein, translating into MTLYKKLAPFYYLTLFYLLVSFVLRLVLYFHPITETSFSFLDTIKIFGLGLVSDVFVFVIASVFFWLYLIFISNSKYLKPTGHIILGIFLALFVYIASGKSILNEYGGALPQIVLIFLGIKIFLFGLLLFLPNYRDKIRFWLFSFVIFLYVLLILQNAISEYFFWNEFGVKYNFIAVNYLVYTNEVIGNIMQSYPVIPLFSALFVIAGTVTYLIVKRTSAYIYNIPSFIEKIKISVLYIVLFAFSLFVIPRLALTENSENTFSDELQSNGLYKFYLAYINSSLDYFKFYKTIPSAQAYGILKAQLVTISGETTLRKIQSDAPESRKNVVLITIESYSAEFMKRYGNKENITPFLDSLADKSLEFTNLYAVGNRTVRGLEAVTLSIPPTAGESVVKRKDNKNKFSTGSIFMKKGYTTKYLYGGDAYFDNMRDFFSGNGYDIVDKSSFTRDEITFSNVWGVCDEDMSNKAIKVMNAEAKLNKPFFNHIMTVSNHRPFTYPNGKIDIPGDAKSRDGGVKYTDYALKRFFTMASKQPWFKNTVFVIVADHCASSAGKTELPLDKYRIPAFIYSPGFVPAQKYNTLMSQIDIMPTLFGLLNFSYESKFYGEDVLKSDYKPRAFIATYQDMGLIKDNVLTILSPKQVVKQFQLKLVPKEGVAPEYQIYYDQTPLSKERTDLENETISYYQTASDMLKHKKYEKN; encoded by the coding sequence ATGACATTATATAAAAAACTCGCCCCGTTTTATTATCTCACTTTATTTTATTTGCTAGTAAGCTTTGTATTGAGACTAGTTTTATATTTTCATCCCATAACCGAAACTTCATTTAGTTTTTTAGATACAATAAAAATATTTGGACTTGGATTAGTTTCAGATGTATTTGTATTTGTAATCGCTAGTGTTTTTTTTTGGTTGTATCTTATTTTTATATCTAATTCTAAATATTTAAAACCTACAGGTCATATTATTTTGGGTATATTTTTGGCTCTATTTGTTTATATTGCTAGTGGTAAAAGCATTCTAAACGAATATGGTGGAGCATTACCACAAATTGTACTAATATTTCTAGGTATTAAAATATTTTTATTTGGTTTATTACTTTTTCTTCCCAATTACCGTGACAAGATTAGATTTTGGTTGTTTTCCTTTGTAATCTTTTTATATGTGCTGTTAATTTTACAAAATGCAATTAGTGAATATTTTTTCTGGAATGAATTTGGAGTAAAATATAATTTTATTGCGGTGAATTATCTAGTTTATACTAATGAAGTCATTGGGAATATAATGCAGTCGTATCCTGTTATTCCATTGTTTTCTGCTTTATTTGTAATTGCTGGAACTGTAACTTATTTAATTGTAAAAAGAACAAGTGCTTACATTTATAATATTCCTTCATTTATTGAAAAGATAAAAATTTCAGTATTGTACATTGTACTTTTTGCTTTTTCGCTATTTGTGATTCCACGCTTGGCGCTTACTGAAAATTCAGAGAATACATTTTCGGATGAATTACAATCAAACGGATTATATAAATTTTATTTAGCTTACATAAACAGTAGTTTAGATTATTTTAAATTTTATAAAACAATCCCTAGCGCTCAGGCATATGGGATATTGAAAGCACAATTAGTAACTATTTCTGGCGAAACTACTTTAAGAAAAATACAAAGTGACGCACCCGAAAGTCGTAAAAATGTTGTTTTAATAACGATTGAAAGTTATAGTGCTGAGTTTATGAAAAGATATGGTAATAAGGAGAATATCACGCCATTCTTAGATAGTTTAGCAGATAAAAGTTTAGAATTTACCAATTTATATGCTGTTGGAAATAGAACAGTTCGTGGTCTAGAAGCTGTAACTTTATCTATTCCTCCTACTGCGGGAGAAAGTGTTGTTAAAAGAAAGGATAATAAGAATAAGTTCTCTACAGGTTCTATTTTTATGAAAAAGGGATATACAACTAAATATCTTTACGGTGGTGACGCTTATTTTGACAATATGCGAGATTTCTTTTCTGGTAATGGCTATGATATTGTAGATAAATCTAGTTTTACTCGTGATGAAATTACGTTCTCAAATGTTTGGGGTGTTTGTGATGAAGACATGTCTAATAAGGCAATAAAGGTTATGAATGCTGAAGCTAAGCTGAATAAACCTTTCTTTAATCATATTATGACAGTTAGTAATCACCGACCATTTACCTATCCAAATGGTAAAATTGATATTCCAGGAGATGCGAAATCTCGTGATGGAGGTGTAAAATATACAGATTATGCGTTAAAAAGATTCTTTACTATGGCAAGCAAACAACCTTGGTTTAAGAATACTGTTTTTGTAATTGTAGCCGATCATTGTGCATCGAGTGCAGGAAAAACAGAACTTCCTCTTGATAAATATAGAATTCCAGCATTTATTTATAGCCCAGGATTTGTTCCGGCGCAGAAATACAACACACTAATGTCGCAAATTGATATTATGCCTACTCTATTTGGTTTATTGAACTTTAGCTATGAGAGTAAGTTTTATGGTGAAGATGTTTTAAAATCGGATTACAAACCAAGAGCTTTTATCGCAACATATCAGGACATGGGATTGATAAAAGATAATGTATTAACTATACTTTCGCCTAAACAGGTGGTTAAACAATTTCAATTAAAGCTAGTTCCAAAAGAAGGTGTCGCACCTGAATATCAAATTTATTATGATCAAACTCCATTAAGTAAAGAAAGAACAGATTTAGAAAATGAAACAATCTCCTATTATCAAACGGCTTCAGATATGCTGAAACATAAGAAATATGAGAAGAATTAA
- a CDS encoding zinc dependent phospholipase C family protein, which translates to MKNYKMKPKFIALIAIGIGFLSLSWGIVGHERINKAAVMALPRPLLVFFYNHIDFITQEASVPDIRKYALKYKEENPRHYFDMENFGPIDSLPKTLEEATKKYDPKFLSDNGILPWYIEEMMIKLTKAFKDKNRAEILFLAADLGHYIGDAHMPLHTSINHDGQLTNQKGIHSLWESRLPEIFAKNYKFNAPSAQYIENVNKATWAIITDTHSLIEPLLAADKKVRAATNEKDMFITDKDGNFIKSKYNSLQYTDEYAKKFNAALDGMVEKQMRKAITATASFWYTAWVNAGKPDLSDLDSPSVTQRNNQALKDDLKLFESGNLFGMKNQND; encoded by the coding sequence ATGAAAAATTACAAAATGAAACCTAAGTTTATTGCACTAATTGCGATTGGAATTGGTTTTTTATCATTATCGTGGGGAATTGTTGGTCATGAACGCATCAATAAAGCGGCAGTTATGGCACTTCCACGACCATTACTAGTGTTTTTTTATAATCATATCGATTTTATTACACAAGAAGCATCAGTTCCGGACATTCGTAAATATGCATTAAAATACAAAGAAGAAAATCCAAGACATTATTTTGATATGGAAAACTTCGGACCTATCGATAGTTTACCAAAAACATTAGAAGAAGCAACTAAAAAATACGATCCTAAATTTTTATCTGATAATGGAATCTTACCTTGGTACATCGAAGAAATGATGATAAAACTTACTAAAGCTTTTAAAGATAAAAACCGTGCAGAAATATTATTTCTTGCTGCAGATTTAGGTCATTATATTGGTGATGCCCACATGCCTTTGCACACATCTATAAATCATGATGGCCAACTTACAAACCAAAAAGGAATTCACTCTCTTTGGGAAAGTAGATTGCCTGAAATATTTGCTAAAAACTATAAATTTAATGCTCCATCAGCTCAATATATTGAGAACGTAAATAAAGCGACTTGGGCTATTATCACCGATACACACAGTTTAATCGAACCATTATTGGCCGCTGATAAAAAAGTTAGAGCTGCAACTAACGAAAAAGATATGTTTATTACTGACAAAGACGGGAATTTCATCAAAAGTAAATACAACTCTTTGCAATACACAGATGAATATGCTAAAAAATTCAACGCAGCTTTAGATGGTATGGTCGAAAAACAGATGAGAAAAGCAATCACTGCTACAGCAAGTTTTTGGTACACTGCTTGGGTAAATGCTGGAAAGCCTGATTTAAGCGATTTGGATTCTCCATCAGTTACGCAAAGAAACAACCAAGCTTTAAAAGATGATTTAAAATTATTTGAAAGCGGAAACCTTTTCGGAATGAAAAATCAAAATGACTAA
- a CDS encoding YeiH family protein, translating to MKTNQNTTSHLFEINTISKQIIFGLLLLLCLTSIISPPIALLLGLLVANLSGNPFLHFNHKAITILLQFSVVGLGFGMNATSALAAGKEGLVLTIASIFSTIILGYFLGKWFKIDKKTSHLISCGTAICGGSAIAAIAPVIKSDEKQTSVALGVIFILNSIALFLFPYIGHELNLSQREFGLWCAVAIHDTSSVVGAANKFGAEALQIATTVKLARALWIIPIALLTTVLFKNKQTKIKIPYFIGLFILAMLLNTYVPQTAIIAPTLVLLAKIGLTVTLFLIGAGLNLSVLKTVGVKPLIQGILLWIVIATFSLISILYFN from the coding sequence TTGAAAACAAATCAAAATACAACAAGTCATTTATTTGAGATTAATACAATCTCAAAACAAATTATTTTTGGCCTTTTATTACTACTTTGCTTAACTTCAATTATATCACCTCCAATAGCTTTATTATTAGGTTTATTAGTAGCCAATTTATCTGGAAATCCATTTTTACATTTTAATCATAAAGCAATTACTATTTTATTGCAATTTTCTGTTGTTGGATTAGGATTCGGGATGAATGCTACAAGCGCTTTAGCTGCTGGAAAAGAAGGACTGGTACTTACTATTGCCTCAATATTTAGCACTATTATACTAGGCTATTTTTTAGGAAAATGGTTTAAAATCGATAAGAAAACATCTCACTTAATCTCTTGTGGAACTGCTATTTGCGGTGGAAGTGCAATTGCTGCAATTGCGCCTGTTATAAAATCAGACGAAAAACAAACATCGGTAGCATTGGGAGTAATTTTTATACTAAACTCAATTGCATTGTTTTTATTTCCTTATATAGGACATGAATTAAACTTATCACAAAGAGAATTTGGGTTATGGTGCGCTGTAGCAATCCACGATACAAGTTCGGTAGTAGGAGCTGCTAATAAATTTGGAGCCGAAGCTTTACAAATCGCTACTACAGTAAAACTAGCACGTGCCTTATGGATTATTCCTATTGCTCTTCTTACAACTGTGCTTTTTAAAAACAAACAAACCAAAATTAAAATCCCTTATTTCATCGGATTATTCATTTTGGCAATGTTACTAAATACTTATGTGCCGCAAACTGCAATTATTGCACCTACATTGGTCCTACTTGCAAAAATAGGCTTGACAGTAACTTTATTCTTAATTGGAGCAGGATTAAACCTGAGTGTTTTAAAAACAGTAGGAGTGAAGCCTTTAATTCAAGGTATTTTACTTTGGATTGTTATTGCAACTTTTAGCTTAATTTCAATTTTATACTTTAATTAA
- a CDS encoding LysR family transcriptional regulator gives MDFRLKVFSAVANRLSFTKAAAELYITQPAVSKHIQELEETYKTKLFERNGSKITLTKAGEILLKHTKDIFEIYREIDFDMSTFINQRQGLLRLGASTTISQYIIPPLLARFHQKLQDIKVNLLNGNTEQIESALINKEIEIGIVEGQSRNQSIKYTEFLKDELVLVCSSKNPLVNKNEILLEDLQHLRFITRERGSGTLEVIEYALKQFNIKLLELQIEMQLGSTESIKSYLLNSDCVAFMSIHAVDKELKNNELIILDVEKLTIERYFYIITLHGKSDALTELFIKNMANYYNLKL, from the coding sequence ATGGATTTTAGGCTAAAAGTATTTTCTGCGGTTGCAAATAGACTGAGTTTCACTAAAGCTGCAGCCGAATTGTATATTACACAACCCGCTGTTTCTAAACATATTCAGGAACTAGAAGAAACTTATAAAACCAAACTTTTTGAGCGAAATGGTTCTAAAATCACTTTGACCAAAGCTGGAGAAATTCTTTTAAAACACACCAAAGACATATTCGAAATTTATCGGGAAATCGATTTTGATATGAGTACGTTTATTAATCAGCGTCAGGGATTATTGCGATTGGGTGCAAGTACTACTATTTCGCAGTATATAATTCCGCCATTATTAGCACGTTTTCATCAAAAATTACAAGATATAAAAGTCAATTTATTAAACGGAAATACGGAACAAATTGAGAGTGCATTAATCAATAAAGAGATAGAAATTGGTATTGTTGAAGGGCAATCCAGAAACCAATCGATCAAATATACTGAGTTTTTAAAAGATGAATTAGTCTTAGTTTGTAGCAGTAAAAATCCATTAGTCAATAAAAATGAAATTTTATTAGAGGATCTGCAGCACTTACGCTTTATAACTCGTGAAAGAGGCTCTGGAACACTTGAAGTTATTGAATATGCATTAAAACAATTCAATATCAAGTTATTAGAATTACAAATTGAAATGCAATTAGGAAGTACTGAAAGTATAAAATCATACCTATTAAATTCTGATTGTGTTGCCTTCATGTCAATACACGCGGTAGATAAAGAGCTTAAAAACAACGAATTAATTATTTTAGATGTAGAAAAACTCACAATTGAGAGGTACTTTTATATCATAACACTACATGGGAAATCAGATGCTCTAACTGAGTTGTTTATAAAAAATATGGCAAACTATTATAACTTGAAGTTATAG
- a CDS encoding M15 family metallopeptidase: protein MKRFLFLVLIFQNVFSQEIPLNVQKLIRAYPSQIIGYKDNKIIFSDKSSLIYDDFKNKMNQELLENPDIEDQFKFVYNKANKNLIPKEDPGRIRNEAFFKKIYGNSKSEVESKLIEIIWCPKLVNQKIKVTTVNGIDKIVKKLSAELDNNPEFKKYINVIGGTFNWRKISGTNRLSMHSYGMTIDINVKNSNYWQWDCKCKNEEATLSYRNQIPLKLVSIFEKYGFIWGGNWKHYDTMHFEYRPELFL, encoded by the coding sequence ATGAAACGATTCCTTTTTTTAGTCCTAATTTTCCAAAATGTTTTTTCTCAAGAAATCCCATTGAATGTTCAAAAATTAATTAGAGCATACCCAAGTCAAATTATTGGTTATAAAGACAATAAAATTATTTTTAGCGATAAATCAAGTTTGATTTATGATGATTTTAAAAATAAAATGAATCAAGAATTGTTGGAAAATCCAGATATTGAGGATCAATTTAAGTTTGTTTATAATAAAGCAAATAAGAATTTAATTCCAAAGGAAGACCCTGGGAGAATTCGAAATGAAGCTTTTTTTAAGAAAATTTACGGAAATTCAAAATCAGAAGTTGAATCAAAATTGATTGAAATTATTTGGTGCCCAAAATTAGTCAATCAAAAAATAAAAGTAACAACCGTAAATGGAATTGATAAAATAGTTAAAAAACTCTCGGCAGAATTAGATAATAATCCAGAATTTAAAAAATATATTAATGTTATTGGAGGTACATTTAATTGGAGAAAAATTTCAGGAACAAACCGATTGAGTATGCATAGTTATGGAATGACTATAGATATTAATGTCAAGAATTCCAATTATTGGCAATGGGATTGTAAATGTAAAAATGAAGAAGCTACTCTTTCGTATAGAAATCAAATTCCCTTGAAACTAGTTTCAATTTTTGAAAAATATGGTTTTATTTGGGGAGGAAATTGGAAACATTATGACACAATGCATTTTGAGTATCGACCTGAACTTTTTTTATAG